The sequence GCCGGCCCCGGCCCGCAGGGTCTTTTGCTTCGCGGTTAGCCAAACGGTCAGCGTGTCACCGGGGTAGGTGGGCTTGGCGAACCGGCAGCGGTCTACCCCGTAGTTAGCCAGGACCGGTCCCGGATCGGGCCATACGAAGAGGCCGGCGGCCAGGGAGAGCACCAGGTAGCCGTGGGCCACCCGGCCGCCGAAGATGGGGCTGGCCGCCGCGGCCTCCTCGTCCATGTGGGCGTAGAAGTGGTCACCGGTGGATTCGGCGAAGTCCTCGATATCGGCCAGGGTGACGGTGTGTGACCCGGTGCGGACGGCCGTGCCGACTTCCAAGTCGTCGAAGTGGAGCTTGAACGGGTGACCCCGGTCGACGTGGCGAGTGGCGCCGGGCATCCACTGGCCGGTGACCGCGGTGAGTACGTCAGGAGAGCCCTGTACGGCCGTGGTCTGGAGGTGGTGAAGGACGCCACGAAGGCCACCCATCTCTTCGCCGCCACCGGCCCGTCCGGGCCCACCGTGGACCAGTGCCGGGAGCGGCGACCCATGGCCCGTGCTGGTGGCGGCCACCGAGGCGTCCACTACGTGGACCCGGCCGTGGTGGGATGCGATGCCCAGCGTCAGGTGGGCGGCCTCGTCGGCATCGCCGGAGTAGATAGAGGCCACGAGGCTGCCCCGACCCAGGGCGGCTAGATGGATGGCGTGATCGGGGTCGTCGTAGCCGACCAGGGTGCAGACCGGGCCGAATGCCTCGACGTCGTGGACCGGACCCGCCTCGGAGTCGCTGGCCCGGAGCAGGGTGGGGGCCAGGAACGCTCCGACGGCAGGGTCCACGTCGCGGAAGGTGCAGGTGTCGACCACCACGTTGGTCGTCGTGCACAGGTCGGATATGGCAGCCCGTACCTCGTCCCGCTGCCCGGTGCTGACCAGTGCCCCCATGTCGGTGTCCGGGTTCGACGGGTCACCGACGCGGACCTCGGCTAGGGCGGCGGCCAGGGCTTCGGTAGCCGTCTCCAGGTGGGATCGGGGTACCAGGGCCCGACGGATGGCCGTGCACTTCTGTCCTGCCTTAACCGTCATCTCCCGGACCACCTCGGCTACAAACAGGCCGAACTCGGGGGTTCCCGGTTCGGCAGACGGCCCGAGGAGGGCGGCGTTCAGAGAGTCGGCCTCGGCGTTGAATCGGACCGACCGGTCGACAATCCCGGGATGGGTCCGGAGGAGAGCTGCGGTGGTGGCCGATCCGGTGAAGCCAACCGAGTCCTGTCCGTCGAGGTGGTCGAAGAGGTCGCCGACGCCGCCACAGATCAACTGGAGA comes from Acidimicrobiales bacterium and encodes:
- the paaZ gene encoding phenylacetic acid degradation bifunctional protein PaaZ gives rise to the protein MRTLESHICGRWHSPPGEGFATHHAVTGLPVAGVSSDGIDFSAVVGHARHVGGPALRALTFHERAALLKALGQHLLTEKDHLYDLSTATGATRADSWIDIEGGAGVLLGYASKGRRELPNGHVLLEGEPEVLAQDGSFLAAHVATPRRGVAVQVNAFNFPCWGALEKLAPALLAGLPTIVKPATPTAFLTEAMVRLIVDSGILPDGALQLICGGVGDLFDHLDGQDSVGFTGSATTAALLRTHPGIVDRSVRFNAEADSLNAALLGPSAEPGTPEFGLFVAEVVREMTVKAGQKCTAIRRALVPRSHLETATEALAAALAEVRVGDPSNPDTDMGALVSTGQRDEVRAAISDLCTTTNVVVDTCTFRDVDPAVGAFLAPTLLRASDSEAGPVHDVEAFGPVCTLVGYDDPDHAIHLAALGRGSLVASIYSGDADEAAHLTLGIASHHGRVHVVDASVAATSTGHGSPLPALVHGGPGRAGGGEEMGGLRGVLHHLQTTAVQGSPDVLTAVTGQWMPGATRHVDRGHPFKLHFDDLEVGTAVRTGSHTVTLADIEDFAESTGDHFYAHMDEEAAAASPIFGGRVAHGYLVLSLAAGLFVWPDPGPVLANYGVDRCRFAKPTYPGDTLTVWLTAKQKTLRAGAGYGEVVWDAQVSNQDDEVVAAYDVLTMVANRPGVNGAPDEEMA